A genomic segment from Nitrosopumilus sp. K4 encodes:
- a CDS encoding matrixin family metalloprotease: MRIALLVLLMIVGSIPFSGFTQTFAEKSEVPNWVKTTLALWSEGEITNEEFVRAVEYLSQRGIIDISIENDEKIKREMEYLKAKSEVFKEETKKLREENKELRILVKSQEITKSGKIPTTMTEMFEEYDALQNEIKTLRETNKQFSKQIDSWITNNGIPEQPIASKSTSSQLEQIQSDHADQLNNMKIENKEQIEKISDLEEQIRQYQNNIEILKIENHDKAELISILKERNQENRDNVNQLIQSEETYENIISQIKNENFIQRQRIAEYENKIATLENIFELKDSETVNNQKIIEELEDKNKGFSKIIENLKGLSEQQKSELVSSSIELEKTNKIIDSLQTQIQDYESTIKKTTDESKILRDKITQLQDEKVQHQQRISKLEQENTEQRKTLVGIMNDSRESSQVASSLNNRLTEVQGIIDNLEQENNEYRETIKELENENIQKNTSLISMKNTIDGLNSIVSNLNSKIDSYENTILDLDEKNKQLHNEITSIQKENNSENNSLVRQLQKEKSEQQKIITSMKIEMEESNNLINTLNSEITSYKKQIQMFEDENSKFKNEIIEMKLSNKYQEDLKEKQFKTESENNQMVKLLTDENKRYQIEIEELRKERVELENTVNSAEQKNTDNVIKISEIQSENTKMRKQVEMLQSEIKQKHEQITMLKEHKEKDQVKNIQNTPVNKPDINNDKLSKENDRLLVELNYLKAKSLINDEEIDTLRTENEEYRILLNLLKKGQKSVTGIENVDLDTISEKEGVVIYKTSKTEKNLPNDWIGKVDNSKKYNVYVEPIPNWSKDFSSEMMTALEFWSKTANVEFELVTTPSLDTVTVSWEKDMRNEYDGYVVNQKDVTVSLGSNDCDGKWKPYNSESIQNILIHEIGHVVGLEHAIDKSNIMYPMIDDAKFESINEQRTIPQGTSVFIKGCSFSSDPNYKYDVQVADSKKVDIFFVPSIEEKIKVDSGEPFDYYSDIGCIGIDKSSKAGVCKVADSAGILIVNSNNSESVSVNISLEEQ, from the coding sequence GTGCGGATAGCGTTACTAGTATTATTGATGATCGTAGGTTCGATTCCTTTTTCAGGATTTACACAAACATTTGCTGAAAAAAGCGAAGTTCCAAACTGGGTAAAAACCACATTGGCACTTTGGAGCGAAGGAGAGATAACCAATGAAGAATTTGTCAGAGCAGTAGAATATCTCTCACAGAGAGGAATTATCGATATTTCAATTGAAAATGATGAAAAAATCAAACGAGAGATGGAATACCTCAAAGCAAAAAGCGAAGTGTTCAAAGAAGAAACAAAGAAACTGCGTGAGGAAAATAAAGAGCTAAGGATCCTGGTAAAAAGTCAAGAAATTACAAAGTCAGGCAAAATCCCCACAACGATGACAGAAATGTTTGAAGAGTATGACGCACTGCAAAATGAGATCAAAACATTAAGAGAGACAAACAAACAGTTCTCAAAACAAATTGATTCATGGATTACAAATAACGGCATTCCAGAACAACCAATAGCATCAAAATCAACAAGCAGTCAATTAGAACAGATACAGTCAGATCATGCAGACCAGTTAAACAATATGAAAATAGAAAATAAAGAGCAAATAGAAAAAATTAGCGACTTAGAAGAACAAATCAGACAGTATCAAAATAACATTGAGATTCTAAAAATAGAAAATCACGACAAAGCAGAATTGATTTCGATTCTAAAAGAAAGAAATCAAGAAAATAGAGACAACGTAAACCAACTAATTCAAAGTGAGGAAACATATGAAAATATCATATCTCAAATAAAAAATGAAAATTTTATTCAGAGGCAAAGAATTGCAGAATATGAAAACAAAATTGCAACTTTGGAAAATATTTTTGAATTAAAAGATTCAGAAACTGTAAACAATCAAAAAATCATAGAAGAGTTAGAAGACAAAAACAAAGGATTTTCAAAAATCATAGAGAACCTAAAGGGCCTAAGCGAACAGCAAAAATCAGAATTAGTTTCATCATCAATAGAACTAGAGAAAACTAACAAAATAATAGATTCACTCCAAACACAAATCCAAGATTATGAATCAACCATCAAAAAAACAACAGATGAATCTAAGATTCTAAGAGACAAAATTACACAGTTACAAGATGAGAAAGTTCAGCATCAACAAAGGATTTCAAAGTTAGAGCAAGAAAATACCGAACAACGAAAAACATTGGTAGGCATAATGAACGATTCACGTGAATCAAGCCAGGTTGCATCATCACTAAACAATCGCCTAACAGAGGTTCAGGGAATAATTGACAATTTGGAACAAGAAAATAATGAGTATAGAGAAACCATCAAAGAGTTAGAAAATGAAAATATCCAAAAAAACACGTCATTAATTTCTATGAAAAATACAATTGATGGTTTAAACAGCATAGTATCAAATTTAAATTCAAAAATAGACAGTTATGAAAACACAATTTTAGATCTTGATGAAAAGAACAAACAACTTCATAACGAAATAACATCAATACAAAAAGAAAACAATTCTGAAAATAATTCCCTAGTCAGACAATTACAAAAAGAAAAGAGCGAACAGCAAAAAATTATCACATCAATGAAAATAGAGATGGAGGAATCAAACAATTTGATTAATACATTAAATTCAGAGATCACATCATACAAGAAACAAATTCAAATGTTTGAAGATGAAAATTCTAAATTCAAAAACGAAATCATTGAAATGAAATTAAGTAACAAATACCAAGAAGATTTGAAAGAAAAGCAGTTCAAAACAGAATCAGAAAACAATCAGATGGTAAAACTACTAACTGACGAGAACAAACGTTATCAAATAGAGATAGAAGAGTTAAGAAAAGAAAGAGTAGAATTAGAAAACACAGTAAACTCTGCAGAACAGAAAAACACTGACAATGTTATAAAAATATCAGAAATTCAATCTGAAAATACAAAAATGAGAAAACAAGTTGAAATGTTACAATCAGAAATTAAACAAAAACACGAACAGATCACCATGCTAAAAGAGCACAAAGAAAAGGATCAAGTAAAAAACATTCAGAACACTCCTGTCAACAAGCCAGATATCAACAATGACAAACTGTCCAAGGAAAATGACCGATTACTTGTCGAATTAAACTATCTAAAGGCAAAGAGCCTCATTAATGACGAAGAAATTGATACCCTTAGAACGGAAAATGAAGAATACAGGATTTTATTGAACCTCTTAAAGAAAGGGCAGAAATCAGTCACAGGTATTGAGAATGTAGACCTTGACACCATCAGTGAGAAAGAAGGTGTGGTAATTTACAAAACAAGCAAAACAGAGAAAAACCTACCAAATGATTGGATTGGGAAGGTAGATAATTCAAAAAAATACAACGTGTATGTTGAACCAATACCAAATTGGTCAAAAGATTTCTCTTCGGAAATGATGACAGCACTAGAGTTTTGGAGTAAAACTGCAAATGTTGAATTTGAATTAGTTACAACACCGTCATTAGATACAGTCACAGTCAGTTGGGAAAAAGATATGAGAAACGAATATGACGGATACGTTGTAAATCAAAAAGACGTCACAGTTAGCCTAGGAAGCAATGATTGTGACGGAAAATGGAAGCCGTATAATTCAGAATCAATTCAAAATATCTTAATTCATGAAATCGGTCACGTTGTAGGATTAGAACATGCAATTGACAAATCAAACATAATGTATCCGATGATCGATGATGCTAAATTTGAATCAATCAATGAACAACGCACAATACCACAAGGTACATCCGTATTCATCAAAGGATGTTCATTTAGTTCAGATCCAAATTACAAATATGATGTCCAAGTTGCAGATTCAAAAAAGGTAGATATTTTCTTTGTACCGTCAATAGAAGAAAAAATCAAAGTAGATTCAGGAGAGCCATTTGACTATTATTCGGACATAGGCTGTATTGGAATAGACAAATCAAGCAAAGCAGGAGTTTGCAAGGTTGCAGATTCTGCAGGAATTTTAATTGTCAATTCAAACAATTCAGAAAGTGTTTCAGTCAACATATCATTAGAAGAACAATAA
- a CDS encoding MqnA/MqnD/SBP family protein, translating into MEISVGHTPDSDDAFMFYGMFTGKVQSHDFKVNHVIEDIENLNKKATSPQLDVTAVSVHACAYIPGYTILRSGGSFGIGYGPIVTARKQMTVDEIKKCKIAIPGKMTSAFLLLQLMIGKFDYVEMNFSDIPDAVKTGKVDAGLVIHETQLSYEQEGNVKILDVGEWWDKETNGLPVPLGINVMRTDLGMETIHKFDQYLQASIEYGLAHMEDALEYAMQYSRGKPRDLIEKFVKMYVNEVTVNMGDSGEQSIRRLFDMAKAKNLVPDFELSIAIK; encoded by the coding sequence ATGGAAATTTCTGTAGGACACACTCCAGATTCAGATGACGCATTCATGTTTTATGGCATGTTTACAGGAAAAGTACAATCACATGATTTCAAAGTCAATCACGTAATAGAAGATATCGAAAATCTAAATAAAAAAGCAACCAGTCCGCAATTAGATGTAACAGCAGTTTCAGTTCACGCATGTGCATACATTCCAGGGTATACAATTTTGAGAAGTGGTGGAAGTTTTGGAATAGGTTATGGACCAATAGTCACAGCAAGAAAACAAATGACCGTAGACGAGATAAAAAAATGCAAAATTGCAATACCAGGAAAAATGACATCGGCATTTTTGCTGCTTCAATTAATGATTGGAAAGTTTGATTATGTTGAGATGAATTTTAGCGATATTCCAGATGCAGTAAAAACAGGCAAAGTGGATGCAGGATTAGTCATACACGAAACACAATTGTCTTATGAACAAGAGGGAAATGTCAAAATTTTAGATGTTGGCGAATGGTGGGACAAGGAAACAAACGGACTACCAGTACCTCTAGGAATTAATGTCATGAGAACAGACTTGGGAATGGAAACAATTCACAAATTTGATCAATACTTGCAAGCATCAATTGAGTACGGGTTGGCACATATGGAAGATGCGCTTGAATATGCAATGCAGTATTCAAGAGGAAAGCCAAGAGATTTGATTGAGAAATTTGTAAAAATGTATGTTAACGAAGTTACTGTAAATATGGGAGATAGCGGGGAGCAATCAATTAGAAGACTCTTTGATATGGCAAAAGCAAAAAATCTCGTACCAGACTTTGAATTGAGTATAGCCATCAAGTAA
- a CDS encoding sugar isomerase: protein MKTLEAYERDIAKQSDFLKKFEKQKPLPNHLQNNVIFTGSGDSLASAMLAEYFSDFRVKSFDPLDLLKNKHITKNKSVYFVSISGKTISNIKVAKVAKKSIAITANINSKLSQACTHSILLKSPNSDVFTAGSISFLDSALTCISLVTKISIPDDKKIYKQAISDAKKSRFSKRIFVLGNSMTFPLAMYCAAKFYELLGYDAHFERLEQFSHMELFSAKKGDTVIIFEEKNPHNIQLAKNLKKIGLNVLHPNIKSKNKITHVLYYTYFSQTLPLFEAKKRGQLDCNFVLAKKLRSVSDNMIY from the coding sequence TTGAAAACACTTGAAGCATATGAGCGTGATATTGCAAAACAATCTGATTTTTTAAAAAAATTTGAAAAACAAAAGCCACTGCCAAACCATTTGCAAAACAATGTGATTTTTACTGGAAGTGGCGATTCTTTAGCATCTGCAATGCTTGCAGAATACTTTTCTGATTTTAGAGTAAAATCTTTTGATCCGTTGGACTTGCTAAAAAACAAACACATTACAAAAAACAAATCTGTCTACTTTGTATCTATATCTGGAAAAACAATTTCAAACATCAAAGTAGCAAAAGTTGCCAAAAAATCAATTGCAATCACTGCTAACATAAACAGCAAATTATCTCAGGCATGTACACACTCTATCTTGTTGAAATCTCCCAACTCTGACGTGTTTACTGCAGGCAGCATAAGCTTCTTGGACAGTGCATTGACCTGCATATCCTTGGTTACAAAAATCTCAATTCCTGATGATAAAAAAATCTACAAACAGGCAATTTCTGATGCCAAAAAATCAAGATTCTCCAAGAGGATATTTGTTCTTGGAAACTCTATGACATTTCCGCTTGCAATGTACTGCGCTGCAAAATTCTATGAACTCCTAGGATATGACGCACATTTTGAACGATTAGAACAATTTTCTCATATGGAATTGTTTTCTGCCAAAAAGGGAGACACTGTGATAATTTTTGAAGAAAAAAACCCTCATAACATTCAACTTGCAAAAAACCTGAAAAAAATTGGATTAAATGTACTTCATCCTAACATAAAATCAAAAAATAAGATCACTCATGTTCTTTACTACACTTATTTTTCACAAACACTGCCGCTTTTTGAAGCCAAAAAAAGAGGCCAGTTGGACTGTAATTTTGTTTTGGCAAAAAAACTTCGCAGTGTCAGTGACAACATGATCTACTGA
- a CDS encoding elongation factor EF-2: MVKFKSTGEVMKIIKNKDQIRNFGVIAHVDHGKTTMSDSLLAYSGIIAPSAAGKALAMDFDKEEQQRGITIYQANVTLLFSQKGKEYVINMIDTPGHVDFSGRVIRSLRAIDGAVVVCDAVEGIMTQTETVTRMALEERVRPVLFINKVDRLIKELRLTPEKMQQQLAEVVSNFNQLVETYAEPEYKDKWKVSIQDASVTFGSAKDRWAINVDIMKERGITFKDVIDAYTNEKVNDLVEKAPLADAVLGMVVKHHPAPQDAVKYRIPQIWKGDLESDVGKALLACKDDGPTIMMIVNMVLDPAAGPVAIGRLFSGTIKDGQTINIIDSKREGRVQSVNFFMGNQREQVGELGAGNIPALLGLTEARAGNTLSSVKDIPMFEGVKYVSEPVVQIAIEPKHPKDLPKLVEVLKQLTIEDPNLIVKIDEESGETIVAGMGVLHLDVATHRIQDAKVEIVTSEPLINYRETVKGGCEPIMSKSPNRHNKIFMKVEPLEPKIANMLRTGEISDMKDKKVVSDLLKESGWDTDTIKRVMRFDSRGNVLINGTKGVQFVQESTDSINSGFDEVMREGPLCKEQVRDCKFTFTHFVPHEDTAHRGLSQLGPASRRACTGAMLTAGCTVLEPTLAIEVRVPTDLVGNVATVLSGKRGKVLDMSQKGASSIVTGEIPASETFTLSEEMRGQTAGRATWNTSFKAWTEVPKSMLATAVADIRKRKGLAPEPPGANEFIDKE; this comes from the coding sequence ATGGTAAAATTCAAGTCAACTGGCGAAGTTATGAAAATTATCAAAAACAAGGACCAAATCCGTAACTTTGGTGTAATTGCGCACGTTGACCATGGAAAGACAACCATGAGTGACAGTCTCTTGGCTTATTCTGGAATCATCGCCCCATCTGCTGCTGGAAAGGCATTGGCAATGGACTTTGATAAAGAGGAGCAACAAAGAGGAATTACAATTTATCAGGCAAACGTTACCTTGCTCTTTTCTCAAAAAGGCAAGGAATACGTAATTAACATGATTGATACTCCTGGACACGTAGACTTTAGTGGAAGGGTAATTCGAAGCCTCAGGGCAATTGACGGTGCAGTAGTTGTATGTGATGCAGTTGAAGGCATCATGACTCAGACAGAAACTGTGACTAGAATGGCACTTGAAGAACGAGTAAGGCCTGTCTTGTTTATCAACAAAGTAGACAGACTCATCAAAGAGCTTCGACTGACACCTGAAAAAATGCAACAGCAACTAGCCGAAGTTGTATCTAACTTTAACCAATTAGTTGAGACCTATGCTGAACCAGAATACAAAGACAAATGGAAGGTATCCATCCAAGACGCAAGCGTTACATTTGGTTCTGCAAAAGACAGATGGGCAATCAACGTTGATATCATGAAAGAGAGAGGAATCACATTCAAAGATGTTATTGATGCTTATACCAATGAAAAAGTTAACGACCTTGTAGAAAAGGCACCTCTTGCAGATGCCGTTTTGGGCATGGTTGTAAAACACCATCCAGCTCCACAAGATGCAGTCAAGTACAGAATTCCTCAAATCTGGAAGGGTGACTTGGAGTCTGATGTCGGAAAAGCTCTTCTTGCATGTAAAGACGATGGTCCAACAATCATGATGATTGTAAACATGGTTTTAGATCCTGCAGCTGGTCCAGTTGCAATTGGTAGGTTGTTCTCTGGAACAATCAAAGACGGTCAGACAATTAACATAATTGATTCTAAACGAGAAGGAAGAGTTCAATCTGTGAACTTTTTCATGGGAAACCAAAGAGAACAAGTCGGAGAACTTGGAGCAGGTAACATCCCTGCACTTTTGGGACTGACTGAAGCAAGAGCAGGTAACACACTATCTTCTGTAAAAGACATTCCGATGTTTGAGGGAGTAAAGTATGTCTCAGAACCTGTTGTGCAAATTGCAATTGAACCAAAACATCCTAAAGATTTACCTAAACTAGTTGAGGTGCTCAAACAACTAACAATTGAAGACCCAAACCTTATTGTAAAAATTGATGAGGAAAGCGGAGAAACAATTGTAGCTGGAATGGGTGTATTGCACCTTGATGTTGCAACGCACCGTATTCAGGATGCTAAAGTTGAGATTGTAACCTCAGAGCCCTTGATTAACTATAGAGAAACTGTCAAGGGTGGATGTGAACCAATCATGTCAAAATCTCCAAACAGACACAACAAGATTTTCATGAAAGTAGAGCCATTGGAGCCAAAAATCGCTAACATGCTTAGAACTGGTGAAATCAGTGATATGAAAGACAAGAAAGTAGTTTCAGACTTGCTAAAAGAGTCTGGCTGGGATACTGATACAATTAAGAGAGTCATGAGATTTGATTCCCGTGGAAATGTTTTGATTAACGGTACAAAAGGTGTTCAGTTTGTTCAAGAATCTACTGATTCAATCAACTCTGGATTTGATGAAGTGATGAGAGAAGGTCCATTGTGTAAAGAACAGGTGAGGGACTGTAAATTCACATTCACTCACTTTGTACCTCACGAGGATACTGCCCACAGAGGTTTGTCCCAACTAGGTCCTGCATCACGTAGAGCATGTACTGGTGCAATGCTTACTGCTGGCTGTACTGTGTTGGAGCCAACACTGGCAATTGAAGTTCGTGTTCCTACTGACTTGGTAGGAAACGTTGCAACTGTTCTTTCTGGTAAACGTGGTAAAGTTTTGGACATGTCTCAAAAAGGCGCATCCAGTATTGTCACTGGCGAGATTCCAGCTTCTGAAACATTTACGCTATCTGAGGAGATGAGAGGCCAAACTGCAGGTCGTGCAACGTGGAATACATCATTTAAGGCATGGACTGAAGTTCCAAAATCCATGTTGGCAACTGCTGTTGCTGACATTAGAAAGAGAAAAGGACTGGCACCAGAACCACCAGGTGCAAACGAATTCATCGATAAAGAGTAA
- the cas1 gene encoding CRISPR-associated endonuclease Cas1, whose translation MTLKGQKNHYNVKFLKGYGHSISIKNSKIILKDNHDPFSEPEIESWPVKNMPYEKIVMQGKGYISTEALSQLSENNRNVILLDNQGKPITFCNGMMDSLTATKYRMAQYDTFRDESKCQYLRQQIIQAKKESQLKLLKLIGSDITELPDTEHLSAKVYWSEFSKFIPEKYGFSSRNQSQIRNSKNNATDIINALLNYGYSVLAGEISKFVCGFGLDPYFGFMHRSHTGFQPLVYDLIEPFRWLVDYTVYEIARDSNSRKQIKLKEYSYTKDGTVVLEYSLIKRFLEVLERQFAKERKYDFRHGKKTKDGLKSVQEITVAKILVQDLVEFCL comes from the coding sequence ATGACATTAAAGGGTCAAAAAAATCATTACAATGTAAAATTCCTCAAGGGTTATGGTCATTCAATCTCTATCAAAAATTCCAAAATCATCCTAAAAGATAATCATGACCCGTTTTCTGAGCCTGAAATTGAATCATGGCCTGTTAAAAATATGCCATATGAGAAAATAGTGATGCAGGGTAAGGGATACATCTCCACTGAAGCATTATCGCAATTATCTGAGAATAATCGAAATGTCATTCTACTTGACAATCAAGGAAAACCAATAACATTCTGTAATGGCATGATGGATTCACTTACTGCAACAAAATACAGAATGGCACAATATGATACATTCAGAGATGAATCAAAGTGTCAGTATTTGCGACAGCAAATCATACAAGCCAAGAAAGAGTCTCAACTAAAACTACTCAAGTTGATTGGTAGTGACATAACTGAATTGCCTGATACAGAACATCTTTCAGCCAAAGTCTATTGGTCGGAATTTTCTAAATTTATTCCTGAAAAATATGGATTTTCATCTAGAAATCAATCCCAAATTAGAAACTCCAAAAACAATGCAACTGATATCATCAACGCCTTGCTAAACTATGGATATTCTGTCTTGGCAGGGGAGATTTCAAAATTTGTTTGCGGGTTTGGTCTTGACCCATATTTTGGATTCATGCATCGTTCGCATACTGGATTTCAGCCGTTGGTGTATGATTTGATAGAGCCGTTTAGGTGGCTGGTCGATTATACCGTCTATGAGATTGCAAGGGATTCAAATTCCAGAAAACAAATCAAACTCAAAGAATATAGTTATACAAAAGACGGAACTGTTGTTTTGGAATATTCTTTGATCAAAAGATTTTTGGAGGTGCTAGAGAGACAGTTTGCAAAGGAAAGAAAGTATGATTTCAGGCACGGAAAGAAGACAAAAGATGGTTTGAAGTCAGTTCAAGAAATTACGGTTGCTAAGATTTTGGTTCAGGATCTTGTTGAGTTTTGTCTCTAG
- a CDS encoding nuclease-related domain-containing protein, whose product MAIVYGRADTEKRFLDKLPNEVKSIKDIDRVQQEFQDQFDSIKDKGIRNKFSRWRKKRQINKIEKHINTPLHSGTKGEIRVLNTLSRLDDQYNILCGINLELPHHVTYNGKRSLKSAQMDFVIVSQKGIQVIEVKNWSDTYIFKNRANGGLEPHEQVNRAGRIMWISLKEWFGMENPNVSAVLLTIQGNMKYDPAYRFVAVKDLVTILPWIEKKKDILSENDVKKIVKKLEKYVTK is encoded by the coding sequence TTGGCCATAGTTTACGGTCGTGCAGACACTGAAAAGAGATTCCTTGACAAATTACCAAATGAAGTCAAATCAATTAAGGATATTGATAGAGTACAACAAGAGTTTCAAGACCAATTTGACTCAATAAAAGACAAGGGAATCAGAAACAAATTCTCAAGATGGCGCAAAAAACGACAAATAAATAAAATTGAAAAACACATAAACACACCACTTCATTCAGGCACAAAAGGTGAGATTCGTGTTCTGAACACACTATCTAGACTAGATGATCAGTACAATATTTTATGCGGGATTAATCTAGAACTACCTCATCATGTTACATACAATGGTAAACGCAGTCTCAAATCTGCACAGATGGACTTTGTTATAGTATCTCAGAAAGGCATTCAAGTAATTGAAGTCAAAAATTGGTCAGATACTTATATCTTCAAAAATAGAGCGAATGGAGGACTAGAACCACATGAACAAGTAAACAGAGCAGGACGTATTATGTGGATTTCACTCAAAGAGTGGTTTGGAATGGAAAATCCAAATGTTTCAGCAGTACTGTTAACTATACAGGGCAACATGAAGTATGATCCTGCATATCGGTTTGTTGCAGTAAAAGACTTGGTTACTATATTGCCTTGGATTGAAAAGAAAAAAGACATCCTATCAGAAAATGACGTAAAAAAAATTGTCAAGAAATTAGAAAAGTATGTAACAAAATAA
- a CDS encoding class I SAM-dependent methyltransferase — MSNRVVEAYRKYADNYDFAVKLYRLLGIKIGKYRDIAVNSLDLSKGDTVVELGCGTGLNFSRVLDKIGTEGKLIGVDITDKMLDQARKRRDENGWKNVELVESDFAEYRFPQELDGIYTTGALQYSSQYDKIIKQGYDALKPNKKFVIMDFKMSQGPAKIFAPLIVFFTKPFDADEEYLKGTAWKSIERYFEKTSYREGWGGFLYVSVGTKIQE; from the coding sequence ATGTCTAATCGAGTAGTTGAGGCATATAGAAAATATGCCGACAACTACGACTTTGCAGTAAAACTCTATCGCTTGTTGGGAATTAAAATAGGAAAATATCGAGACATTGCAGTTAACTCACTAGATCTGTCAAAAGGCGATACTGTAGTTGAGCTTGGATGCGGTACTGGTTTGAATTTTTCTCGGGTTTTAGACAAAATTGGAACCGAGGGAAAACTGATTGGGGTTGACATTACTGATAAAATGCTTGATCAGGCAAGAAAACGACGAGATGAAAACGGATGGAAGAATGTCGAATTGGTTGAAAGCGATTTTGCCGAATATCGATTTCCACAAGAACTAGATGGAATTTATACAACAGGCGCACTGCAATATTCTTCCCAATATGACAAAATAATCAAACAAGGATATGATGCACTAAAGCCTAACAAAAAATTTGTTATTATGGATTTTAAAATGTCACAAGGGCCTGCAAAGATTTTTGCACCGTTAATTGTATTTTTTACAAAACCATTTGATGCAGATGAGGAATATCTCAAAGGAACTGCATGGAAATCTATTGAGAGGTATTTTGAAAAGACTTCTTATCGTGAAGGTTGGGGAGGATTTTTGTATGTTTCAGTGGGAACGAAGATTCAAGAATAA
- a CDS encoding O-methyltransferase — translation MDDTIVKVLEELEERSILEKIRKVDVLPEERMLAITKETGELLNMILRIKNAQNVLEIGMSTGYSTIWFADAIKENKGQIFTIEKNPKKIKRAEENFKKAGVSEIIKINQGNAIEILEEYSKKQEFQKFFDFVFIDADKENVVKYFELAFPMIKNQGVIVTDNMLYPEKYREEMKKFSNYLKNHQKVNTITSPIGNGEEITIKISD, via the coding sequence TTGGACGACACAATTGTTAAAGTTCTAGAGGAATTAGAGGAACGCTCCATACTTGAAAAAATAAGGAAGGTTGATGTTCTGCCAGAAGAGAGAATGCTGGCCATAACAAAGGAAACTGGCGAGCTGCTAAACATGATTTTACGAATAAAAAATGCCCAAAATGTCCTAGAAATCGGAATGTCGACAGGATATTCCACAATATGGTTTGCAGATGCAATCAAAGAAAACAAGGGGCAAATATTCACAATTGAAAAAAATCCAAAAAAGATCAAAAGAGCAGAAGAGAATTTCAAAAAAGCAGGAGTTTCAGAGATCATAAAAATCAACCAAGGAAATGCAATTGAGATTTTAGAAGAATATTCTAAAAAGCAGGAATTTCAAAAATTCTTTGATTTTGTGTTCATTGATGCAGACAAAGAAAATGTAGTCAAGTATTTTGAACTGGCGTTTCCCATGATCAAAAACCAAGGAGTTATCGTTACAGACAACATGCTGTATCCAGAAAAATATCGAGAGGAGATGAAAAAGTTTTCAAACTATTTGAAAAACCATCAAAAAGTAAATACAATTACCAGTCCAATAGGAAACGGAGAGGAAATAACAATCAAGATAAGCGACTAA